A portion of the uncultured Draconibacterium sp. genome contains these proteins:
- a CDS encoding aldehyde dehydrogenase family protein, which produces MKIDISKELKQLGISEVNNGVCTGTEWKTTSGAVVESFSPSDGELIASVNQATAADYHEVVEKAKDAFKVWRMVPAPKRGEIVRQIGLELRKYKEPLGKLVSYEMGKIYQEGLGEVQEMIDICDFAVGQSRQLYGFTMHSEREKHRMYDQYHPLGIVGVVSAFNFPVAVWAWNAMIALVAGDVVIWKPSSKVFLCAIAVHNIVSKVLKENAIPEGVLNLVAAGSSELGDEFFSDKNIPLVSFTGSTKIGKKVGGLVGQRLGKTILELGGNNAIIITPEADLEMALRAVVFGAVGTCGQRCTSTRRIIVHDSVYDNFKERLVAIYKNLPIGHALDEKTLVGPLVDRWAVDTYLAAIEKVKAEGGNLLIGGEVMSGEGYESGCFVTPAIAEVENHYKIVQDETFAPLLYMIRYSELDEAIRLHNDVPQGLSSAIFSTHMLETEKFLSHEGSDCGIANVNIGTSGAEIGGAFGGEKETGGGRESGSDAWKAYMRRQTNTINYSTELPLAQGIEFNV; this is translated from the coding sequence ATGAAAATTGACATTTCAAAAGAATTAAAACAGTTAGGAATTAGTGAAGTTAATAATGGTGTTTGCACCGGAACCGAATGGAAAACAACTTCCGGTGCAGTTGTAGAATCATTTTCGCCATCGGACGGGGAATTGATTGCAAGCGTTAATCAGGCCACTGCTGCCGACTACCACGAGGTGGTGGAAAAAGCCAAAGATGCTTTTAAAGTTTGGCGAATGGTACCGGCACCTAAACGCGGCGAGATTGTCCGCCAGATCGGCTTGGAACTTCGTAAATACAAGGAGCCGCTGGGGAAATTGGTTTCGTACGAAATGGGTAAAATTTACCAGGAAGGTCTTGGCGAGGTGCAGGAAATGATTGATATCTGCGACTTTGCGGTTGGTCAGTCGCGCCAGTTATATGGTTTTACCATGCATTCTGAACGGGAAAAGCACCGCATGTACGACCAGTATCATCCATTGGGAATAGTGGGTGTGGTTTCTGCGTTTAACTTCCCTGTTGCCGTTTGGGCATGGAATGCAATGATTGCATTAGTTGCCGGCGATGTGGTGATCTGGAAACCATCATCGAAAGTGTTTTTATGTGCTATTGCCGTGCATAATATTGTTTCAAAAGTTTTAAAAGAAAATGCTATTCCTGAAGGCGTTTTGAATCTGGTAGCAGCAGGGTCAAGCGAATTGGGAGACGAGTTTTTCAGCGACAAAAATATTCCGCTGGTGTCGTTTACCGGCTCAACAAAAATTGGTAAAAAAGTTGGCGGACTTGTTGGTCAGCGTTTGGGAAAAACCATTTTGGAGCTTGGCGGAAACAATGCCATAATAATTACTCCGGAAGCCGATCTTGAAATGGCGCTTCGTGCGGTTGTTTTTGGTGCGGTGGGAACTTGTGGTCAGCGTTGCACTTCTACACGCCGCATTATCGTTCACGATTCGGTTTATGATAATTTTAAAGAGCGCCTGGTGGCCATTTATAAAAATTTACCTATCGGTCATGCTTTGGATGAAAAAACACTGGTTGGCCCATTGGTTGATCGTTGGGCTGTGGATACATACCTCGCCGCCATAGAGAAGGTAAAAGCTGAAGGAGGAAATCTGCTGATTGGTGGAGAAGTAATGTCGGGAGAGGGATACGAGTCAGGTTGTTTTGTAACTCCTGCTATCGCCGAGGTGGAAAATCATTACAAAATCGTTCAGGACGAAACATTTGCTCCATTGCTATATATGATTCGTTATTCGGAATTGGATGAGGCCATTCGTCTGCACAACGACGTGCCGCAGGGATTGTCTTCAGCAATTTTCTCAACGCACATGTTGGAAACCGAGAAATTTCTGTCGCATGAAGGATCGGATTGCGGAATTGCCAATGTAAATATTGGAACGTCGGGTGCCGAAATTGGTGGTGCTTTTGGTGGCGAAAAAGAAACAGGTGGTGGTCGCGAGTCGGGTTCTGATGCCTGGAAAGCTTACATGCGTCGCCAAACCAATACAATAAATTACAGTACGGAACTTCCGTTGGCTCAGGGAATTGAGTTTAATGTTTAA
- the pcaF gene encoding 3-oxoadipyl-CoA thiolase produces MNDVFICDAIRTPVGKYGGSLSAIRADDLAAIPIKTLLERNDQIDPEAFDDVLMGCANQAGEDNRNIARMALLLAGMPESVPGVTVNRLCSSGMEAVGMAARAIKAGEAELMIAGGAENMSRSPLVMPKATQAFSRNAEIYDSTIGWRFVNDKFQKQFGTDPLICTAENLATEFRISREDQDQFAHNSQMKTAEAQQNGALAREIVPVSIPQRKGDAVLFEKDEHPRLTSLEKLASLNPVYGPGTTVTAGNASGINDGAAAVIVASEAAVKKFNLTPKARILGTQAAGVPPRTMGIGPVPATNKLLKRLGMSLDQMDIIELNEAFAAQSLACIREFGMADEDPRLNPLGGAIALGHPLGMSGARLVTTALYQLQNSNSKYALCTMCVGVGQGLSMILETV; encoded by the coding sequence ATGAATGACGTTTTTATTTGCGATGCAATACGCACACCGGTTGGAAAATATGGAGGCTCGTTGTCTGCGATCCGGGCAGATGATTTGGCCGCCATACCCATAAAAACTTTATTGGAGCGGAACGATCAGATTGATCCGGAAGCTTTTGATGATGTACTAATGGGATGTGCCAACCAAGCCGGCGAAGACAATCGAAACATTGCACGAATGGCATTGCTTTTGGCCGGAATGCCGGAGTCGGTTCCGGGAGTAACGGTAAATCGTTTATGCTCCTCAGGAATGGAGGCTGTTGGAATGGCAGCGCGAGCGATAAAAGCCGGCGAGGCAGAGTTGATGATTGCCGGCGGCGCAGAAAATATGTCGCGGTCGCCTTTGGTAATGCCAAAAGCTACGCAGGCTTTTTCCCGAAATGCTGAGATATACGACTCTACCATCGGCTGGCGTTTTGTGAATGATAAGTTTCAGAAACAATTTGGAACAGATCCGCTGATTTGCACGGCAGAAAACCTGGCGACAGAATTCCGGATCAGTCGCGAAGATCAGGATCAGTTTGCTCATAACAGTCAGATGAAAACGGCTGAAGCCCAGCAAAACGGGGCATTGGCCAGAGAGATAGTTCCGGTTTCAATTCCACAGCGAAAAGGAGATGCCGTTCTTTTTGAAAAAGATGAACATCCACGATTGACATCGCTTGAAAAACTGGCTTCATTGAATCCCGTTTATGGACCGGGAACAACAGTAACTGCGGGAAATGCGTCGGGAATTAACGATGGAGCAGCGGCTGTAATTGTAGCCTCGGAAGCTGCCGTTAAAAAGTTCAATCTAACTCCGAAAGCCAGAATTTTGGGCACGCAGGCAGCCGGTGTACCACCACGCACCATGGGAATTGGTCCGGTGCCGGCCACTAACAAACTTTTAAAACGACTGGGAATGAGTTTGGACCAAATGGACATCATTGAATTAAATGAAGCATTCGCAGCTCAATCACTGGCCTGCATCCGTGAGTTTGGAATGGCAGACGAGGATCCACGATTAAATCCGTTGGGTGGCGCAATTGCACTCGGACATCCACTGGGAATGTCAGGAGCACGTTTGGTTACAACAGCACTATATCAGCTGCAAAATTCAAACTCAAAATATGCGCTTTGTACCATGTGTGTTGGCGTTGGGCAGGGGCTCTCAATGATATTAGAAACGGTGTAA
- a CDS encoding 3-oxoacid CoA-transferase subunit A — translation MINKIVNSAKEAVAEIFDGATVMISGFGEAGSPVELIHALVDRGAKDLTVVSNNAGSGHVGLAALIENRQVKKILCSFPRTAISVVFPELYRAGEIELELVPQGTLAERIRAGGAGVPAFYTPTTVNTPLAEGKELREFNGRKYVMEEAIQADFALVKCDAADKYGNLVYNKTARNFGPVMCMAAKTTIVQARKVVELGSVDPENVITPGIFVHRVVEISNPADESKLVTENVKYHGIRQ, via the coding sequence ATGATTAACAAGATCGTGAATTCGGCAAAAGAAGCGGTTGCCGAAATTTTCGACGGAGCAACCGTAATGATCAGTGGTTTTGGTGAAGCCGGCAGCCCGGTGGAATTGATTCACGCACTGGTTGACCGGGGAGCAAAAGACCTGACAGTGGTGAGTAACAACGCCGGGAGCGGACATGTTGGGCTGGCCGCACTTATCGAAAACCGGCAGGTGAAAAAGATACTCTGCTCTTTTCCGCGCACGGCTATTTCTGTTGTTTTTCCGGAGTTGTATCGGGCTGGAGAAATCGAGTTGGAACTGGTACCACAAGGAACCTTGGCCGAGCGCATTCGTGCAGGCGGGGCAGGAGTTCCTGCATTTTATACGCCTACAACTGTAAATACTCCTTTGGCAGAAGGCAAAGAATTACGCGAATTTAATGGCCGTAAATACGTTATGGAAGAAGCTATTCAGGCTGATTTTGCTTTGGTGAAATGTGATGCCGCCGATAAATACGGAAATCTCGTTTACAACAAAACTGCCCGCAATTTTGGGCCGGTTATGTGTATGGCTGCCAAAACAACAATCGTACAGGCCAGGAAGGTGGTTGAACTTGGAAGTGTCGATCCTGAAAACGTAATAACACCCGGAATTTTTGTTCATCGTGTAGTCGAGATTTCCAATCCGGCAGATGAATCAAAACTGGTTACCGAAAATGTAAAGTACCATGGAATCAGACAATAA
- a CDS encoding saccharopine dehydrogenase C-terminal domain-containing protein: MKNILIFGAGRSSVFLLTYLAERASKYHWQIKVVDAEESDLAKSLKLPFSILNVRDEFARDQEVREADLVISMLPARLHKLVMQSCLKFSKSLFTASYESKDTQLVEDVVKSKGLLFLNECGLDPGLDHMSAMRVINEIKKDGHQLEAFESFTGGLVAPESDDNPWHYKFSWNPRNVVLAGQGGPAKFIQKGKVKYIPYNRLFRRTELIEIDDYGWFEGYANRDSMSYIEKYGLQEVPTVFRGTLRRPGFCKAWNVFVQLGATSDEYYIDNVEDMTYREFINSFLYYHPATIDLKLYHSMQIPMDSEIIPKLEWLGIFDDRKIGLKRATPAQVMEKLLSEKWQLMPEDKDMIVMWHKFEYLDRDSQQKVEKNSSLVVIGESGEKTAMAKTVGLPLAVAAKLFLTDKLNHCGIYIPTQPDIYEPILDELESFGIKFTEMEKRLVSQEDTV; this comes from the coding sequence ATGAAGAACATATTAATATTTGGTGCCGGTAGGTCGAGCGTATTTTTGCTCACCTATCTGGCCGAACGTGCATCAAAATACCATTGGCAGATAAAAGTTGTTGACGCTGAAGAAAGCGATCTCGCAAAATCACTAAAATTGCCTTTTTCAATTTTAAATGTGCGCGATGAGTTTGCCCGAGATCAGGAAGTTCGCGAAGCTGATCTGGTAATTTCAATGCTACCTGCACGACTTCATAAGCTGGTGATGCAATCCTGTCTTAAATTCTCAAAAAGCTTATTTACTGCCTCTTACGAAAGTAAGGATACACAACTGGTGGAAGATGTAGTAAAAAGTAAAGGTCTGTTGTTTTTGAACGAATGCGGTTTAGATCCCGGTCTGGATCATATGTCGGCCATGCGTGTGATTAACGAAATTAAAAAGGACGGACATCAGTTGGAGGCTTTTGAATCGTTTACGGGAGGTTTGGTAGCGCCCGAATCGGATGATAATCCATGGCATTACAAGTTCAGCTGGAATCCGCGAAATGTGGTGTTGGCAGGACAAGGCGGACCTGCAAAATTTATTCAGAAAGGAAAGGTGAAATACATTCCTTACAACCGTTTATTTCGCCGGACAGAACTCATCGAAATTGATGATTATGGCTGGTTTGAAGGTTATGCCAACCGCGATTCGATGAGTTATATTGAAAAATATGGATTACAGGAAGTACCTACAGTTTTTCGCGGAACTTTGCGTCGCCCCGGTTTTTGTAAGGCATGGAATGTATTTGTGCAGTTGGGTGCTACCAGCGATGAGTATTACATTGATAATGTAGAAGACATGACTTATCGCGAGTTCATCAATTCCTTTTTGTATTACCATCCTGCTACGATTGATCTGAAACTGTATCATTCGATGCAAATTCCTATGGATTCAGAAATCATCCCAAAGTTGGAGTGGCTGGGCATTTTTGACGACCGAAAAATAGGATTAAAGCGGGCTACTCCTGCACAGGTAATGGAAAAGTTGCTTTCGGAAAAATGGCAGTTGATGCCTGAAGACAAAGATATGATTGTGATGTGGCATAAGTTTGAATACCTCGATCGTGACAGTCAGCAAAAAGTAGAGAAGAACAGTTCGTTAGTGGTAATTGGCGAGTCGGGAGAGAAAACTGCCATGGCAAAAACGGTGGGTTTACCGCTTGCGGTTGCAGCAAAATTGTTTCTTACCGATAAATTGAACCATTGCGGAATTTATATTCCAACACAACCTGATATTTACGAACCTATTTTGGACGAACTGGAAAGTTTTGGAATCAAATTCACCGAAATGGAGAAGAGATTGGTAAGTCAGGAAGATACTGTTTAA
- a CDS encoding 3-oxoacid CoA-transferase subunit B — MESDNKTIGWSTGEMAQKVAMDIHDGAYVNLGIGIPEMVAGFIPEGREVIYHTENGLLGMGKVAEVGSEDPELVNAGKKYVTAIQGAAYFHHADSFAMIRGGHIDICVLGAYQVSEEGDLANWSTGNPNDIPAVGGAMDLVAGVKTIFVITKHTTKTGESKIVKQCTYPLTGKNVVSRIYTNYAVIDVRDKQLYVRELAPGVSFEFLKKHTEATLNQ; from the coding sequence ATGGAATCAGACAATAAAACAATAGGATGGAGCACCGGCGAAATGGCGCAGAAAGTTGCCATGGATATTCATGATGGTGCGTATGTAAATCTGGGAATCGGTATTCCTGAAATGGTTGCCGGTTTTATCCCCGAAGGCCGCGAAGTCATCTATCACACAGAAAATGGTTTGCTCGGTATGGGAAAGGTTGCAGAAGTTGGTAGTGAAGATCCGGAATTGGTAAATGCCGGGAAAAAATACGTTACTGCCATTCAGGGAGCAGCGTATTTTCATCATGCCGACAGCTTTGCAATGATACGTGGCGGCCACATCGATATTTGTGTGCTCGGTGCGTACCAGGTTTCGGAAGAAGGCGATCTGGCCAATTGGTCAACCGGAAACCCAAATGATATTCCTGCTGTGGGCGGTGCCATGGATTTGGTGGCCGGTGTAAAAACCATTTTTGTAATTACAAAACACACCACCAAAACCGGCGAATCAAAAATCGTAAAACAGTGCACTTACCCTTTAACGGGAAAAAATGTGGTAAGTCGCATTTATACCAATTATGCGGTAATCGATGTCAGAGATAAACAGCTTTATGTGCGGGAGCTGGCACCCGGAGTGAGTTTCGAGTTCTTGAAGAAACATACTGAAGCAACATTAAATCAGTAA
- a CDS encoding aspartate aminotransferase family protein, translated as MAKKENSEEIYNKARQVISGGVSRNTVFRMPYPNYANSASGCYITDIDGTMRTDFANNMAALIHGHSFPPIVDAVIGQLKKGTAYTLASEIEVAFATHLIERVQSFERIRFMNSGTEAVMAMIKASRAFTGRPKIAKAEGAYHGTYDFAEVSQMADPSNWGKEDQPSSVALAHGTPPCVTRDVVIYPYNNIERTLNILDKHAADIACVIVDPVPHRVGLVPGNNDFIEALYSWTRKNEALLVFDEVVTFRVNYGGAQENYTVRPDLTSLGKIIGGGFPVGAVAGRADVMQVFDPHEKNLLLPYSGTFSANPITMTAGYQAMKYYDAEAVMQLNRLADVAVKQIREAIKLADVPVSVTGAGSMFRMHLRPDPPTTYRQAYLDKEGKKLVNELLDYMYYKENTLMINTFSCMLSTVMTQKEIDQLTEGLHRAFTAFKPGIEKLNKI; from the coding sequence ATGGCTAAAAAAGAAAATAGTGAAGAAATCTATAACAAGGCACGCCAGGTAATAAGTGGCGGTGTTAGCCGGAATACGGTTTTCCGGATGCCTTATCCGAATTATGCCAACAGTGCCTCGGGCTGTTACATCACCGATATTGACGGCACAATGCGCACCGATTTTGCTAATAATATGGCTGCATTGATTCATGGTCATTCATTTCCTCCAATTGTCGATGCGGTTATCGGGCAGCTAAAAAAAGGAACAGCTTACACGCTTGCTTCCGAAATTGAAGTGGCCTTTGCTACGCACCTGATCGAGCGCGTGCAGAGTTTCGAGCGTATTCGTTTTATGAATTCAGGTACCGAGGCGGTTATGGCGATGATAAAAGCATCGAGAGCGTTTACCGGCCGACCCAAAATTGCAAAAGCTGAAGGCGCTTATCATGGTACTTACGATTTTGCTGAAGTCAGCCAAATGGCCGATCCGTCTAATTGGGGAAAGGAAGATCAGCCGAGCAGTGTTGCGCTTGCTCATGGAACACCACCATGCGTAACAAGAGACGTGGTCATTTATCCGTACAACAACATTGAGCGAACTTTGAATATTCTGGATAAACATGCGGCAGATATTGCCTGTGTTATTGTCGATCCTGTTCCGCATCGTGTTGGTTTGGTTCCCGGGAACAATGATTTTATAGAAGCACTTTACAGTTGGACTCGTAAAAACGAGGCTTTACTCGTGTTTGATGAGGTGGTAACGTTTCGTGTAAATTACGGCGGAGCACAAGAAAATTATACAGTGAGACCGGATCTGACATCACTTGGTAAAATAATAGGTGGTGGATTTCCAGTAGGCGCTGTGGCCGGAAGAGCTGATGTGATGCAGGTTTTCGATCCACACGAAAAGAATCTACTGTTGCCTTATTCCGGAACGTTCTCCGCTAACCCGATAACCATGACTGCCGGTTACCAGGCTATGAAATACTATGATGCGGAAGCGGTGATGCAGCTAAACCGACTTGCAGATGTGGCGGTTAAGCAGATTCGCGAAGCCATAAAACTTGCCGATGTACCGGTTTCGGTTACAGGCGCCGGTTCTATGTTTCGTATGCATCTTCGTCCCGATCCGCCAACAACATACCGACAGGCTTACCTCGATAAAGAAGGTAAAAAGCTGGTGAATGAATTGCTGGATTACATGTATTACAAGGAAAATACGCTGATGATCAATACTTTTTCATGTATGCTTTCAACGGTAATGACACAAAAAGAAATTGATCAGCTCACGGAAGGATTACACAGAGCTTTTACGGCATTTAAACCAGGAATAGAAAAACTAAACAAAATATAA